The nucleotide window AGGAAAGTTCCCGATGGAAGCGCAATACGAATCGCAGCTGATGCGCTGAAATGTTATATTTTGACTCATAGCCGTTTTCAAGGAGGTACTTACTTATTTGAGACAGCTTATCTTTAGGTATTAGGAGATCCAGATCTGAGCTTTCCCTTAAAAGAGGCGCTTTGTAATATCGTGCAGCCAGTGTATGCCCTTTATATGAAATGGCTGTTATGCCTGACTTTTCGAAGTTATTTTTTAAATGGCTTAACAAGCCGGCCTGATAGGATCCCAGTAAAGTAATCCCCATTGCATCCTTTTTTAACGTGTCGTAGATTTGGGGGTTGATTGTTATCTGCGATACCGTAATGATGTCATAAATAAAGCCCCTGATGTTGTTAAGCGAAATAAGTTTATAAAATGAATTCCAATCAATAACTTCTTTGTCCAGAAAATCACGTGTTGCTTCAATTCCCTGTGTGCCAAAATATGCACGGGTTAATAGAATAACCAGCACCTGTTCATTTGTATAGGTGCATTTCAGTGTCTCAATGTTCAGCATGCGAAAATGTTAATAAGGAAAATTCATTGATCAGTGTTGAAGCCAACGCATATCCCAATCAATCTGGAAAGCCTTTTTAAGTTCCTCTATAGAAAATGGAGCAGTTTCCTGGCCGGATATGTCAACGAGATCTTTAAGTGTCAAAAAACTTGTCAATTTTTCGTCTTCCTGTTCCCTGTATTGCTGTATTATTTTTAATGCGTTTTGAACTGACATTTGGTTTTCTTTAAATAGTAAAAGAAATATTATTTCATAAACAGGAACATTCAACTCAGGTGCAATACTTTATCAGCGTAAGAAGTGACAGAATTCTAACATGCGATTAATTAGTGGATATAAATGTCAGGCTACAAGACTTCCGCAAGTCTCTCTTTCAGATGTATGGATGATAAAAAAAGGAAAGACCGGAGAAATTCCGATCTTTCCTTTTAAGTGCCCAGAACTGGATTCGAACCAGCACACCCTTGCAGGCGCTGCGACCTGAACACAGTGCGTCTACCAATTTCGCCATCTGGGCAACTGATATTTGTGATCAGGGGAGTGCAAAGGTAAGCATTGATTTTAATTCACCAAATTTTTTTTGAGATAATGTTTAATGTCCCCTTTTTCAAGGAGATAAAATAATCTTTTGATTACTTACTAGTAAGTAAGTATCTTGCGGCTGATTTTTAACCTATCCACATGTCAGAGACAAAAGACAAGATAGTATCCCTGGCGGATAAACTCATCCGCGTAAAAGGTTTCAACGCCTTTAGCTACAAGGATATTTCCGATCCGCTGGAAGTGAAGAATGCTGCCATCCACTACCATTTCCCGTCTAAAGCAGACCTGGGCATCGCCGTAGTGGACGACGAGATGGAACGTTTTTCCCGCAACACCACCAGCTGGAACAAACTGCCGGAAGACAGGCAGCTGGCAAATTTATTCGAAGTATTCCGTCGTCATTGCCGGGCCGGCAACGTATGCCTGATGGGCTCTCTGGCCCCGGACTACGAAACACTGACACCTGCCATGCAAACAAAAATACAGGCCATGGCAGATGCTATCGTAGAGTGGGTAAGCCACCTGCTGGAACAAGGCCGGAAAAACAAACGCTTTCATTTTAAAGGCACAGCACGTGACAGAGCTCTGCTGGTCATTTCCAATCTTCAATCTTCTTTATTGCTGTCAAGGGTCATGGGACCGGAAACATTCGACCGGATCAGCCACCAGCTGCTGGAAGACCTTTGCGCTTAAAAACTACCTACATGAAAAGAGTTGTCATTACGGGGATGGGAGCCATTACCCCGCTTGGAAATAACGTG belongs to Chitinophaga sp. HK235 and includes:
- a CDS encoding TetR/AcrR family transcriptional regulator is translated as MSETKDKIVSLADKLIRVKGFNAFSYKDISDPLEVKNAAIHYHFPSKADLGIAVVDDEMERFSRNTTSWNKLPEDRQLANLFEVFRRHCRAGNVCLMGSLAPDYETLTPAMQTKIQAMADAIVEWVSHLLEQGRKNKRFHFKGTARDRALLVISNLQSSLLLSRVMGPETFDRISHQLLEDLCA